A region from the Thermanaeromonas toyohensis ToBE genome encodes:
- a CDS encoding flavodoxin family protein: MVIDVIGIVGSPRKKANTDLLVEKALEGVKATGLQVQKFYLNDMEIKPCQYCNYCRKHGSCYIKDDMNILYSAIEQSRGLILGTPTFYGDISAQTKLFIDRCYRYVEIIKKEDGGFLFSSRLPGKRLGMMIGVTGSFGPETFNKQIEVIQLLFNDLNAEFADRLLYTGTDFLPVRDNPDILSLAWDKGVALGQRIKNSL; the protein is encoded by the coding sequence ATGGTTATTGATGTGATAGGGATAGTAGGTAGCCCTCGTAAAAAAGCTAATACAGATCTTTTGGTAGAAAAAGCCTTAGAAGGAGTAAAGGCAACAGGGTTACAGGTGCAGAAGTTTTATTTGAATGACATGGAAATTAAGCCATGTCAGTATTGCAACTATTGCCGTAAACATGGGAGTTGTTATATAAAGGATGATATGAACATTTTATATTCTGCTATTGAACAAAGCCGAGGTTTAATATTGGGTACTCCTACTTTTTACGGTGATATCTCTGCTCAAACCAAGCTTTTTATCGACCGGTGTTACCGGTATGTGGAAATAATTAAGAAAGAAGATGGAGGCTTTCTATTTTCTAGCCGGCTTCCAGGAAAGCGGTTGGGCATGATGATAGGGGTAACGGGTAGTTTTGGACCTGAAACTTTTAATAAGCAAATTGAAGTAATTCAACTCTTATTCAACGATCTAAATGCCGAATTCGCGGACCGGTTGCTATATACGGGTACCGATTTTTTGCCAGTAAGGGATAATCCGGACATTTTGTCTTTGGCTTGGGATAAGGGTGTGGCATTGGGGCAAAGGATAAAAAATTCTCTATAA
- a CDS encoding flavodoxin family protein, with protein sequence MVWILGLCASPRVAATDFCVQEALKAAREVGEIETEYISLRGKEIKPCLHCDKCLDTGLCIHKDDALPIIEAFFRADGIIIGSPVYDMNIPAQLAALFNRFRMRFVEVCDRSPRALEYKVAGAIAVGGSRNGGQEIVLGAILNFCLAEGMIVVGGEKFQNHGAAVWSQDRKRAGAEEDEIGLAAVRAVGRRVAKVASLIVASKEIWIEKRRG encoded by the coding sequence ATGGTGTGGATACTAGGATTATGCGCTAGCCCTCGGGTAGCTGCTACTGATTTTTGTGTGCAAGAGGCTTTAAAGGCTGCTCGAGAAGTAGGAGAGATTGAGACAGAATATATTTCCTTGCGAGGAAAAGAAATCAAACCCTGCCTTCACTGCGATAAATGTTTGGACACGGGCCTTTGTATTCATAAGGATGATGCCCTTCCTATCATCGAAGCCTTTTTTAGAGCAGATGGGATCATTATCGGTTCCCCTGTTTATGATATGAATATACCCGCCCAACTAGCTGCCCTTTTTAATCGTTTTCGTATGCGTTTTGTTGAAGTATGCGATCGTAGCCCGCGAGCTTTAGAGTATAAAGTTGCAGGTGCTATAGCTGTGGGAGGTAGTCGCAATGGAGGCCAGGAGATCGTCCTAGGAGCCATCCTTAACTTCTGCTTGGCAGAAGGGATGATTGTGGTAGGGGGAGAAAAATTCCAGAATCATGGGGCTGCTGTTTGGTCCCAAGATAGAAAAAGAGCTGGCGCAGAGGAGGATGAGATAGGGTTAGCAGCGGTTAGGGCTGTAGGACGCCGGGTGGCCAAGGTAGCTTCGTTGATTGTAGCTTCTAAAGAAATCTGGATAGAAAAAAGGCGGGGGTGA
- a CDS encoding BMP family protein codes for MAGGKIGKLLIGVLVTCLILGLAACGGKKESTSGQGQTTQESKQGEKRFKVALLLPGSINDGGWSQSAYEGLMEVKSNLGAEVAYTENVKKNDQVQIMREYARKGYDVILGHGFEFSDALKQVSSEYPNVKFAGIGTKVTGPNLASLQFKYGELGYLAGIVAGRCTKANKIGWVTATKDPTGQMELVNLEEAAKKVNPQVSVTAAYTGSWEDINKAKEAALAQIANGIDVIVTNHDAGNLSVIQAAKEKNIMVIGWTGDYCDLAPDNVLTSMVQKVSSLIFMGVKEFKEGKFEGKIYQFGLKDKVQYVGKYGNKVTEEVKNEVAKATEDIISGKIQLKGSL; via the coding sequence ATGGCGGGTGGCAAAATAGGGAAGTTATTGATAGGGGTGTTAGTTACATGCTTGATTTTAGGGCTAGCGGCCTGCGGAGGGAAAAAAGAAAGCACAAGTGGACAGGGGCAAACTACACAGGAAAGCAAACAGGGAGAGAAAAGATTTAAAGTAGCTTTGTTACTTCCAGGTTCTATAAATGATGGAGGTTGGAGCCAGAGCGCTTATGAAGGTTTGATGGAAGTAAAGAGCAACCTAGGAGCTGAGGTAGCTTACACCGAAAATGTAAAGAAAAACGATCAGGTCCAGATAATGCGCGAGTACGCCCGGAAAGGGTACGATGTTATCTTAGGTCACGGTTTTGAGTTTTCCGATGCCTTAAAACAGGTTTCCAGTGAGTATCCCAATGTAAAATTTGCTGGTATTGGAACTAAGGTAACTGGACCTAATCTAGCCTCCTTACAGTTTAAGTACGGAGAGCTGGGGTACCTAGCTGGTATAGTAGCGGGACGGTGCACTAAGGCTAACAAGATAGGGTGGGTCACCGCTACTAAAGATCCTACAGGGCAAATGGAGTTAGTCAACCTAGAAGAAGCGGCCAAAAAAGTAAATCCTCAGGTATCTGTGACCGCTGCTTATACGGGAAGCTGGGAAGATATTAATAAAGCTAAAGAAGCAGCTTTAGCGCAGATTGCCAATGGAATCGATGTTATCGTTACCAACCATGACGCGGGTAATTTAAGCGTTATCCAGGCTGCTAAAGAGAAAAACATCATGGTCATAGGGTGGACCGGTGATTATTGTGATCTGGCCCCGGATAATGTGTTGACTAGTATGGTACAGAAAGTTTCTTCCCTCATCTTTATGGGTGTAAAAGAGTTTAAAGAGGGTAAGTTTGAAGGTAAGATTTACCAGTTTGGCTTAAAAGACAAAGTTCAATATGTAGGTAAGTATGGTAACAAAGTAACGGAAGAAGTAAAGAATGAGGTAGCTAAAGCTACTGAAGATATAATTTCCGGCAAGATCCAGCTAAAAGGTAGCCTATAA